The Spirosoma foliorum genome has a window encoding:
- a CDS encoding radical SAM/SPASM domain-containing protein has product MDIQTKSHIVYPKNADAISIILKLMGEVCNLNCVYCYEKRKPYVGQRMLETKYISMLLDSLYPSPLSIELHGGEPLLYPKSEFAKVFEIIRCYKSHCTVRIQTNGTLLNDAWLEFLLTECPNIEIGISLDGDLEANGHRVDYKKINSYESISKCLNYLSEKDVNIGVIMVVNSINHEKFVNCLSEFSKYTCIKTVKFVPCFDIGLYKSTEAKEWAISPRQYADFLINSYKHWRDQDLFKKFLIEPHFGVIKKLNGMSTINCHYSENKCAYVYTLYPGGLIGSCDEFNKEDSILTNVNELKPGQLVNIFAKSDLVTKLDKLLDKCSKCSYLSTCGGGCLATRKRLHKTDQYEEYCSYRMRFIDFISNEINHVDC; this is encoded by the coding sequence ATGGATATTCAAACAAAGTCCCATATTGTGTATCCCAAAAATGCAGATGCTATTTCAATAATCTTGAAATTAATGGGGGAAGTTTGTAACTTGAACTGCGTCTATTGCTATGAGAAAAGAAAGCCGTATGTTGGCCAAAGAATGCTTGAAACTAAATATATTTCAATGCTTCTCGACAGTTTATACCCGAGTCCGCTTTCCATAGAATTACATGGCGGAGAACCTCTTCTTTATCCAAAAAGCGAATTTGCGAAGGTCTTTGAAATCATCAGATGTTATAAATCACATTGTACAGTACGTATTCAAACTAATGGAACTCTATTAAATGATGCATGGTTGGAATTTTTACTCACTGAATGTCCAAATATTGAAATCGGAATAAGCCTTGACGGTGACTTAGAAGCAAATGGTCATCGTGTAGATTACAAAAAAATAAACTCTTATGAAAGTATCTCCAAATGCTTAAACTATTTATCTGAAAAAGATGTCAATATCGGAGTTATAATGGTAGTTAACAGTATAAATCATGAAAAATTTGTAAACTGTTTGTCTGAATTCTCAAAATATACGTGTATTAAAACCGTAAAATTTGTTCCGTGCTTTGATATCGGTTTATATAAATCAACTGAAGCTAAGGAATGGGCGATCAGTCCAAGGCAGTATGCAGATTTTCTAATTAATTCCTACAAACACTGGCGAGATCAAGATTTATTCAAGAAATTTCTGATAGAGCCTCATTTTGGTGTTATTAAAAAGTTAAATGGAATGTCTACAATAAATTGTCATTATTCTGAAAATAAATGCGCATATGTCTATACACTTTACCCTGGTGGATTAATTGGCTCGTGTGACGAGTTCAACAAAGAAGATAGTATTCTCACTAATGTTAACGAACTAAAACCAGGACAGTTGGTCAACATATTTGCAAAAAGTGATTTGGTAACTAAACTAGATAAATTGTTAGACAAGTGCAGCAAATGTTCATACTTATCAACTTGTGGAGGTGGATGCTTAGCAACGAGAAAGAGATTACACAAGACAGATCAATATGAAGAGTATTGTTCATATCGAATGAGGTTTATAGATTTTATATCAAACGAAATAAACCATGTGGATTGCTAA